The region ACTCACCGCCGACTCGACAATCAAGACTGCACGCGAACCCTTTTCCATCTTCAACTGGGCCACCAGCGGAATGACGACAGCAGACGATGTTCCACCGACAATGGCACCAAGCATAAACGCTTGTGTCGGGCCAAGAATTGTCCACGTGACGGCGCCGACAATCAGCATTGTGGCAAAGAAACTCGCAACCGTCAGCGTGAGGGCAGGACGCATGGTGCTGCGCAACTCGTCGAGATGCAGCCCCATTCCTCCTTCGAACAGAATAATCACAAGCGTGATGGTCGTGAAGACGGGGCCGACATTCCCGAAATGCTCGGGCGAGACGAGTTTGAAGACGGGGCCGATGAGAAAACCGAGAAGAAACAACGAGAGAACATCAGGCACCTTTGTGCGGCTGAAAATCTCCGCGAGAAGATGCGCGAGGAACACAACCATACCGACGAAGGCAATAACCAGGGCAATGTTCATACGTTTACTTCCTGTTGTAGTGTAGGATTGCAGGCAGAAAGGTGTTCGTTGGGGAAACGAATACAGGTAAATGTCGCTGAACTCCGATAAACAAACAAGCGGGAAATTGATACTCACTGGGCATTTGAGTAGAATACGGCATGGCCAATCCAAACCTTCTCGGTATTCCGAATCAATTCTATACACGGCCTCTTACAGAGGCGCTTCGCACGCGTTCATCTCTTCAACTCAAAGAAGATGCACGGCCGAATCTCGCGAGACAACTGCTTGATCATGAGCTTGCGGCCGCCCTTCTTTCGCCTCTCGATTATGCGAAGGAGAGTTCCGACTATCGTATCATCCCCGGTGCGGCGGTAGCATCATACGGCGAGATTGCATCGCTCGTGATTCGTTTTCGTGAAGGCGTGCATCATATCAGGACGCTCGCAGTCGATCCCAGGTTTGCCTCGGAGATTGTTCTGGCAAAGATTATTCTCGCCGAGTCGTTTGACATCGAACCGGCAATCCGGCCAACAATGGATCCTGTTGATACGATATTGCAGAGTGCCGATGCCGTTCTTCTTGCGGGCGATGATGCCTTCCTTCACGGAAGAACATCCTCCAACGCCATTGATCTTGTCGAGGAATGGAATGAGTTGACCGGGTTACCATTCGTTCACGCAATCTGGTGTACGCGAGATCAATCGCTGACGGATGATGAAGTCGATTCCATTCAACAAGCAGCGGTGAAGGGAGTTGCCGGTATTGACGATATTC is a window of Bacteroidota bacterium DNA encoding:
- a CDS encoding cation:proton antiporter encodes the protein MNIALVIAFVGMVVFLAHLLAEIFSRTKVPDVLSLFLLGFLIGPVFKLVSPEHFGNVGPVFTTITLVIILFEGGMGLHLDELRSTMRPALTLTVASFFATMLIVGAVTWTILGPTQAFMLGAIVGGTSSAVVIPLVAQLKMEKGSRAVLIVESAVS